The following coding sequences lie in one Candidatus Saccharibacteria bacterium genomic window:
- a CDS encoding tail fiber domain-containing protein — MVALEIMGLLSVLGRGTGSAIGGAINFQTSAAGASGSTLRSLSTVASFAGGTGYATFQNTANTSSSFTAFQVLNSTSGQIFGIDTGANTNVAKFTGSDGINQCTVQVGTGWSCTSDEQLKTNIVNMDTLGVLDQIGALRPVTYNWTAEASGDSSLQYGFIAQDVEKIFPAAVGVDPTTGYKMINQGRLLTFTIAGLKDANTKLSALNAAIDTTKPNAITLNQPTTLKQGLTVNGQTTLTGPTTLSGDVKFVGGAEFDGVVQVNGRLQLGSGGVSKNTGTVTIPAGSTSIHVAFPSGFSATPNVTLTPRDFLSGQYRATNVTSGGFDLQLSAPEQSDKSFYWQAF; from the coding sequence ATGGTGGCACTGGAGATAATGGGATTGCTATCGGTTCTTGGTAGAGGCACGGGTTCAGCCATTGGCGGGGCTATTAACTTCCAAACCTCTGCCGCTGGGGCTAGCGGCAGTACTTTACGCAGTCTTTCCACTGTAGCGAGCTTTGCTGGCGGTACCGGTTATGCCACCTTTCAGAATACAGCCAATACTAGCAGTAGTTTTACGGCTTTCCAGGTTCTGAATTCCACAAGCGGACAAATATTCGGCATCGATACTGGAGCTAATACCAATGTGGCTAAGTTCACTGGCTCGGACGGGATTAACCAGTGCACCGTCCAAGTCGGCACTGGCTGGTCTTGCACGTCGGATGAACAGTTAAAGACAAATATAGTTAATATGGACACACTCGGTGTACTCGATCAAATTGGTGCTCTGCGACCAGTTACATATAATTGGACGGCCGAAGCCAGCGGTGATAGTAGTTTGCAATACGGCTTCATTGCTCAAGACGTCGAAAAGATCTTCCCAGCTGCTGTCGGTGTTGACCCAACCACTGGCTACAAGATGATTAATCAGGGTCGACTGCTAACCTTTACTATTGCCGGGCTTAAAGACGCCAACACCAAGCTTAGTGCTCTAAATGCTGCCATTGACACTACTAAACCCAATGCCATCACCCTCAACCAGCCAACTACCCTCAAACAGGGCCTAACAGTCAATGGCCAAACCACTCTAACTGGCCCCACCACCCTGAGCGGTGATGTTAAGTTCGTGGGCGGGGCGGAGTTTGATGGGGTTGTTCAGGTTAATGGTCGCCTACAGCTTGGTAGCGGCGGTGTAAGCAAAAACACCGGTACGGTAACAATACCGGCCGGGAGCACAAGCATTCATGTAGCTTTCCCATCTGGATTTAGCGCAACACCAAATGTAACTTTAACCCCTAGAGATTTCCTGAGCGGGCAATATAGAGCTACCAATGTAACATCAGGCGGATTCGACCTACAGCTTTCTGCCCCAGAGCAAAGTGACAAGAGCTTTTATTGGCAGGCATTTTAG